The Haematobia irritans isolate KBUSLIRL chromosome 1, ASM5000362v1, whole genome shotgun sequence DNA segment TTTTTCCTGGAGTAAGATTAGATATAAAAGCTTCCAACTTTTGGCCAACTGGAACAATTGTGTCGTTTGCCGTAATCATATTTTGGTCACTTTCCCAAACTCGAACCTTATAACCCTCAATTGGTTCTTCATCTTGTGCAGGGGACACATAGCGCCAAACAACTCGAACGGTCGATGGATTAATTCCATATACATGTACCGATGATGGTGGTTTCTGTGGTGCTTTTCTATATGTACGTTCCTCGAAACGTTCGCTTTCAGGCCCTTCGCCGGCAGCATTGTATGCCATAACTTTTACAAAGTAGTATGTATCCGGTTGTAATCCTACAATTAAAGCCCAATTTCTTATGGTGCGTGATAAATAATATACGGCGTCTTCTTCTTGATGCGATGTCTTCCAGTATTTAATTCTGTGCCCAATTAATTTTCCTCTAACATTTTCTCTGGTCATCTCTATAGGTTGCCAGGTGACATTAAACGCCGTGGAATTAAAGGCTAAGGCAATTGGTTTTTGTGGGGCCACTTGAGGCATATCTTCAGCAGAATATATAGTGACTGGTTCACTTTCGGGTCCCTTGCCAATGTTGTTTATAGCctgaacttttacttcatattgAGTATAGTAATTATTTAAAGGAATATTAACAACCGCCATTCCAATGTGGTCATGCCTGTTTATTATTTCCGAAGCCCATTCATCTTTTCCTTTCAATCGCCAAAATACTTTGTAATGTATACCATGGCTGTGCTGCTCTTGCGGCAAAAGCGGGTCCCATTTAATAGTAAGATCGCCAATTTTACCTCCACCACCTCCTACGTTACGCGGTGCTATATAGGGCTTGTCTTCATGTGTACTATATATTGGGGAGGGAGTAGAAGGAGTACCGATACCTAAATCATTCACGGCGGCTACACTGAATTCATACGAAGACCATGGGGTCAAATTTGTTACTTCAGCTTGTTGTCTACCTGTGTAACGATCAACTTCTCGCGCTTGCAAATGTTGGGAAACATTTGTCCACGTACGATTCCAATTTGTACGGCCCAAAATATTATAGTATCTGATGGGGCGACCATTGCTGGCGCCATCTACCCATTCAATGAGTGCTTTCGTCTTGCCTATGTCTATAACTTGCACACCTCCGGGAGCACCTGGGGCACCTTCTATTATTACCGTGGTTTTCGcagaaatttcattcacggaaGATTTCACAACACATTCGTATTCTCCTCCATCTAGCATCGTTACATTATACACAGTCAAACGATTGTAATCAATAATCTacaatacataatttttttattatagtttACGATAAAATCTATTTATTTCATGACTTACGATTCTTTCGGTACCGTCGTGATTGTTTCGTAATAATTCTCCGTTATGCTTCCACACATACGCCACGTCAAGTAGTTCATCATATCCAGCTTCGCATTGTATATATATCAAGTCATGTACTTGTGTTGTAATTCGTGGTGGAGGTGTTTGAATAAAACGCAGCTcctctgaaaatattttttttataaattttatatttgtaatagGACCATACTTAACAGTGACTTACGCAATACAATGAGACGTGCTCGAGACTCATCGCTACCAGCTTTATTCGATGCAAGGCATGTATAAATACCCTCATCGTCCCTAGATGTTGGTGAAATAATTAATGTTCCACTCGGTAGAATGCGCCGATGTCCACCGGCACCAATAAGTTGACTATCCTTTTTCCATTGAATTTTAGGACGAGGCGCAGCCTCAGGATCACATTCAATTGTAGTATTGCCATTGTACACAGCGTAAATCTCGGATTCCAGAGGCCTCTTTTTAAACGATGGCTTCATTGTCAAAACTCGAAGCTGTGCTGATGAGTAggcagtttttaattgattggccGCACCACATTGGTACATGCCATCATCGCGGTCAGGATCGAGGTATTTGATGGTCAAAAGATTATCTTGAATTATATAGCGATCtttatcaattttttcggggtccaAAAGTTCGGCATTTTTATACCATGTGTAATTTACGTCTGGTATAGCGAAAGATTCACAAATGAACGTTACATCGCTGTTATAATCTTTTACTTTGTCCTTAAGCGGTATAGTAAATTGCGGCTTCATTTGAATATTAATGAATATTGATTTTTCAAGTGTTTTTCTTGGGTTTGTTATTGTGCATGTGTATTCGCCATTATCGTTTGTTGTAGCATTTTGGATTACTAGAACACGATTGTAATTTGTGGTGAATGCATTGCGTTGCAATGGTTGGCCACGCCTTGTCCAGTTATATGAAGGTATTGGGTAACCAAAAGCCATACATTCTAGACGAATTTCATCTCCTGCAATTGGGGCTTCAGGAAAAACCTAGAAAGAAAatcaatatatttaatttcagatctCGAAATTAAAGATGGCCAACAGAGATATCTGTCGTAAACTGTTAGATATTTAGAATGCACGTTGtaaaccttcgtaaaatacttagtttttgacaATGTAAGAATTTGTACACCTTACGtatatttcctttatttctaaaatagcTACCTTGATATGTTTTCTTTTATGGCAACGTATCCGAGCCTACTCCCAAGGAGCAAGAACCGCCCCAGGACCATCTTTGATGGTCAATATTGAAGCGTTAAATTACGTACCAAAGCAAGGGTTACATGTCACGCGAGAACTATTCGCTTGCAATGCAAAACCTAACTCACTAACAAATCAATCTGGACACGTCCTTTGACCTGTTTAAAAGTTAACGAACCCATAATGCATTAACTAAATGTATAATGATTAACATGTCCGCATAGCGGTTTATGGTGCTGATTAGTTATAAAACTGAAGCTCTCATTGCGTTCTTGGGTTTTCAAAGCGTGTTCTGACTGGGATTTGGTTTGAAACGATGTTACTAGAAGTTTCATGTCAACATTTAAAATACAAAGACATATATCGCAAAGCAGAACCCTTATCGCCTATTCCTGATCAGTTATTCAGAATTGTAATACATAACGCTTCGCGGTCAATTAATATAATTACAAAGGATTCTTAAACCTGAGTATATAAAAGCTTAGCAATTATATATATTACACAAATGTAGTaaataaaagaattttatatacaatgGAATGACAACTTATGCTAATACATATTAACAAAAGCAGCCCCCAGCCATAACAAACGATAAGTATCTACAGAATTTAGAccgatagcctctagttgctagtgtccgtataaataagtttattctaatttgtaattataatagtgttgtgtattgaaattgaatataaaACGCGTTAAATAACATTAACgataatattaattatttattcaatAATGGCCACAATGGAATGATGTTATACAATTGAAGTATTGGATACGAATGAATATTCCATGATAAAAGATTACATTATAGTGAGAGAATAAAAAGTAACGAGTGTAAATACGGGTTCTGTTAGTAACAGATACGTGATACTATTACATAGAATAACAAGGTTACCATGTCCATTAGCGACACTATAGTCTCCCAGGCTAAAAACGGATGTGGTCTGAAAAATGAGCTGGAGGTCTTCTTATGCGGCTCGATCTTCTTAGTGCTGTGGATACTCCAGGTGTTTGTTGCTGTGAACTTGTGGCTGGTGTAAGTGGAACATTGGCAGGATTTGTCACACGACATTCAATTCGGACTTCCTCAACAACAGGCTTTGGTTTAGGCGGCAAGTCAAACGTTACGGTTTTAGTTGGCTTTTCCACgttggatttgtaaatt contains these protein-coding regions:
- the Cont gene encoding contactin, giving the protein MTSTVIFFVLVLSTELLNAQLASDPQTYQPRYNPQYTNTQQSLPGTTQYDNPLLNSLQDQNSNSNSLSGNTVQSNYNNYYDANVNRQLHSNTLAGSSSNYDPFNRNTGYTSSGNSYVDSYSDEQNFCPEHWISFRQTCYRFIRSPKRNWMEAKKICKAYNAELINVDNIEKHAFVLKQLILQNQRQNRFWTSARQTGPNSWINDDNSPFLMVEDAFSFDEDQAIENEDLHDNRFLVQRNFDNPNQYYNTIGGSVSRNQNSLRGFGGSGQFGDNGIVRDRLVYAYSKLKDRWMFMPAYDFALNLFICESKILHNPENINLKSDEKRPYTYGINIGDSEKIPRGPYFVKQPNDTTFDTSKSRLINDVTLSCLARGYPTPTYSWYREVYVNDTLEYKRIDPLKDDRYTVSGGNLIIYDPKQALDQGAYHCVAENKFGRIRSESAHLNFGFIMEFNLKRSAETGEMNWGKSIFCDPPQHYPEVKYYWSRDKFPNFVDEDHRVFVSNDGALYFSSIEIVDRANYSCTVQTLVSDTGRNGPFFPLRVKPNSNYQALIFANSFPKVFPEAPIAGDEIRLECMAFGYPIPSYNWTRRGQPLQRNAFTTNYNRVLVIQNATTNDNGEYTCTITNPRKTLEKSIFINIQMKPQFTIPLKDKVKDYNSDVTFICESFAIPDVNYTWYKNAELLDPEKIDKDRYIIQDNLLTIKYLDPDRDDGMYQCGAANQLKTAYSSAQLRVLTMKPSFKKRPLESEIYAVYNGNTTIECDPEAAPRPKIQWKKDSQLIGAGGHRRILPSGTLIISPTSRDDEGIYTCLASNKAGSDESRARLIVLQELRFIQTPPPRITTQVHDLIYIQCEAGYDELLDVAYVWKHNGELLRNNHDGTERIIIDYNRLTVYNVTMLDGGEYECVVKSSVNEISAKTTVIIEGAPGAPGGVQVIDIGKTKALIEWVDGASNGRPIRYYNILGRTNWNRTWTNVSQHLQAREVDRYTGRQQAEVTNLTPWSSYEFSVAAVNDLGIGTPSTPSPIYSTHEDKPYIAPRNVGGGGGKIGDLTIKWDPLLPQEQHSHGIHYKVFWRLKGKDEWASEIINRHDHIGMAVVNIPLNNYYTQYEVKVQAINNIGKGPESEPVTIYSAEDMPQVAPQKPIALAFNSTAFNVTWQPIEMTRENVRGKLIGHRIKYWKTSHQEEDAVYYLSRTIRNWALIVGLQPDTYYFVKVMAYNAAGEGPESERFEERTYRKAPQKPPSSVHVYGINPSTVRVVWRYVSPAQDEEPIEGYKVRVWESDQNMITANDTIVPVGQKLEAFISNLTPGKSYNMRVLAYSNGGDGRMSSPTLRFQMGKTTRNHASRRYNFNINTSLVVTFLTFISASLNINY